Within the Streptomyces sp. R41 genome, the region TCTCGCGGGCGACCTCGTACTTCTCCGCGAGATCACGCTCGGTGGGCAGGAGGCCCCCCTCGCCCAACTCCTCGATCAGCAGGGCGATGTGCGCCTTGACCGCGTAGTACTTCGGGATACGGCCGTGCTCCGGGATGCCGGAGCGGACGGGGGCGCCGGGGGCCTGGTCGTTCGGGTAGTCCACGGGGGGATCGTCGCAGATGGGGTTCGCGCCACGAGTTCCAGGTGGCACAGGTGGCACGGATGACACGGATGGCACAGGGAAGCCGATGACACAGATGCCACAGGTGACGCAGGAGGCGGCACAGGGGTCAGCGGCGGCGGAGGCGTACCCGGCGGGTTACGGCGAGCAGGGCGCCCCCCGCGGCGAACAGCACGAGCCCGGCCGTCACGCCGAGCCGGTGCGCCGCGCCGGGGCCGGTGCGGGCCAACTCGTCCGGGGACGGGACCTGCTTCTGCGTGGCGTTGCCGCTGTCTGAGCCGGCGCTGGGGCCGACCCCGGCGCCGACGCCCTGGCTCGGGCTCTGGCTCGGGCTCTGACTGGCCCCCTCGGTCTCACTGTCGCCCTCGCCCGGTTTCTCACCCTGTTCCTCGCCCTGTTCCTCGCCCTGTTCCTCGCCCTGTTCCTCGTCCTGGATGCGGAACCGGTAGTCGTTCGACTCCCCCACCCAGTCGCCGTCGTCGTTGTGCCGCTGCACGACGGCCGCGTTCGCGACGACGTCGTTCGGGGCGGTCGCGTCGGAGGTCACGGAGAGGCGCACCTTCACGGTGAGCGTCCGCCCCGGTCCCACGGTGAATCCCGGGAAACCGTCGTCGAACGCCCCCACGTTCTCGGCCTCGTCACTCGTCTGGAACGTCACCGGATGCGCCCGCTCCCCCTCATAGAACTCCAACCGCGCCTGCCCCGGGCGCAACAACCGCTTCGTGTCCACGAGCACGACGATCGGGTGAATGCCGCCGCAGGAGTGCGCCGTGGTGTTGGTGAGGTCGATGTACCAGGTCCGGAAGTCACCGCCGACGTCATAGGTGGCGGGACCACCGTGGATCCGGGTCTTGATGGGGAAGTCCCGGGTGTCCGGGGCGGCGCAGGTGGGACGGGGACTCGCGGGCACGAGGGTGGGGGTGAGCGCGTGGGCGGGGGCAGGCACGAGGGCCAGGGCGGGGGCGGTCAAAGCGAGGGGGAGGAACTTGCGCAGTCGCATGAGGGGGCCTTCGGCCGATCGGGGACAGGAGGAATCGGGACCGGAAACATCAGGCGCTACCGGGCAACGGCACCCTCGACGTTGCCACGCCCCCACCCCCACACCGCCCCGCCACGCCCACCGCAACCCCCGTTCGGCGCAAGGGGCGCGGGGAACTGCGCGACAAGCCCCCACCGGTCAGCAGCGATAAGACAACCCAGGGGGTCTGGGTACGGAGCCCCCAGGTACGGGACGGGTAGGGGCGGAGGGGGCGAGAACCCACGCACCGGCACCCCCACCCACGGTCACCCCTCCCCCCGCCCGAACAACGGCGCCAACAACAACTGCGCCGCCCCCTCCGCAACCCCCCGCGCCCCACCGGGAGCAACCCGCACCGGCACCGCCAAGTCCACCCCCTCCCGCCGAGCCCGCTCCTCCAGCACGGCCCCGACCCCCCGCACAAAGGTCTCCTGATGGGCCGCGACAGTACGTCCACCCAGCAGCACGAGATCAATGTCCAGCAGCCCCACCAGATTCGCCGCGCCCGCCCCCAGCACGTGCGCCGCCTCATCCATGGCCCCCCGCCTCACCGCCTCCAGACACAAGACCTCGATGCACCCGCGGTTCCCGCACCCACACACCGGCCCGTCCAGCTGAATGACCTGATGCCCGAACTCCCCCGCCCCGGTACGGGCGCCCCGATGCACGCCCCCACCGATCACGAGCCCGGCCCCCAGCCCCGTCCCAAGATGCAGATACGCGAAGGACCCCCCGACGCCCCCGGCGCCTCCGCCGGCCCCGGCAATTCCAGCGCCGCCGGAGGCGCCACCTCCTACCGCAACCCCCAACGCCGCCGCATTCGTGTCCTTGTCCACCACCACCGGCAACCCCAACCGCTCCACCAACGCGTCCCGCAACGGAAACCCGTCCCACTCGGGAAACCCGGTGACCCGGTGCAAAACCCCCCGCACATGATCGAGCGGCCCGGGCAGCGCGACCCCCACTCCCAGCACGGTCGCCCCCGCGATCAGGGCCTCCACCTCCCCCGCCGCTCCCTCGACAACCGCCTCCGCTCCGGCCCCCAGATCCAGCGGAGTCCTGCGCTCGTCCACCACGGCCCCCGTGAGATCGCAGAGCACCGCCGTCAGTTCGTCCCGGTCGAGGTGCAGCCCGACCGCGTGCCCAGCCTCGGGGACGAGCCGCAGAACCGTACGGGGCTTGCCGCCGGTGGAGGCGCGGCGTCCGGCCTCCGCCGCGAGGCCGTCCGCCCGCAGCCGGGCGGTGATCTTGCTGACGGCCTGCGGGGTCAGCCCGGTCCGCTCGGCGAGTTCGAGCCGACTGATCCCGGACGGTCCGGCCGTGCGCAGCAGATCGAGCACGAGCGCGGCGTTGTGACTGCGCAGGGCGAGCAGATTCACTCCGGGTCCGGTCTCGGCGTGCCGGCCTCGCAAGCCGGACGAGGCCGCTCCCGCCGCCGTGCTCGCTCCCGCCTCCGCGCCCGTCCCCGTCGCCACGCCCCGACCACTCTCCTGCCCCTGCTGCCGGCGCACCTCCGGCACCCCCACACTCGACTCCACAGCGTCCCCGTCGCCCGCATCGCTCCTGTTCACGTCCCCCATTGTCCCCTGCGCTTGCACTTTGGCAACAGCGTTGCGAAAGTAGACCCATGACAGGCATGACTGGTACCCCCCTCCGCGTGGGCCTCGTCGGCTACGGCCTCGCGGGCTCCGTCTTCCACGCCCCGCTGATCGCCGCGACAGAGGGACTGACCCTCGACACGGTCGTCACGTCCAACCCGGAGCGGCAGGAGCAGGCCCGCGCCGAGTTCGGCGACGGCCTCCGGATCGCCGCCACGCCCGACGAGCTGTGGGCACGCGCCGACGA harbors:
- a CDS encoding ROK family protein, with the protein product MRGRHAETGPGVNLLALRSHNAALVLDLLRTAGPSGISRLELAERTGLTPQAVSKITARLRADGLAAEAGRRASTGGKPRTVLRLVPEAGHAVGLHLDRDELTAVLCDLTGAVVDERRTPLDLGAGAEAVVEGAAGEVEALIAGATVLGVGVALPGPLDHVRGVLHRVTGFPEWDGFPLRDALVERLGLPVVVDKDTNAAALGVAVGGGASGGAGIAGAGGGAGGVGGSFAYLHLGTGLGAGLVIGGGVHRGARTGAGEFGHQVIQLDGPVCGCGNRGCIEVLCLEAVRRGAMDEAAHVLGAGAANLVGLLDIDLVLLGGRTVAAHQETFVRGVGAVLEERARREGVDLAVPVRVAPGGARGVAEGAAQLLLAPLFGRGEG